In Haloarchaeobius litoreus, the following are encoded in one genomic region:
- a CDS encoding tyrosine-type recombinase/integrase, with the protein MSRPENLSPRQARDRFLDDVSHNRTERTIESYRYRLRQFVLYCEENQIESVREIDGWVLDEYKRTLSDNAPATIKGKMMAVKQLVDYLARIEAVDSELPDKVDIPYPSKDDRVNKQKLDPEEAILLIENYRDDMALYGTVEHALLEILWFTGARMGSVQALDLGDFNAEDGVLWFRHRPDSGTRLKNGSDGERPVGIPDETVSVLQAWIRRDRPDTRDDHGRNPLLACRQGRPSTSTVRNWCYMGTQPCLRKLCPHGQERKACEYTKRNYASQCPSSRSPHQVRTGSVTWQLNRGIDIEDVADRVNATPAVIREHYDVATGVEKLEERREKYQDTLSLEDDK; encoded by the coding sequence GTGAGCCGACCCGAGAACCTGTCACCCCGACAGGCCCGCGACCGCTTCCTAGACGACGTGTCGCACAACCGTACCGAGCGGACCATCGAGTCGTACCGCTACCGGCTCAGGCAGTTCGTGCTCTACTGCGAGGAGAACCAGATAGAGTCGGTCAGGGAGATCGACGGCTGGGTGCTCGACGAGTACAAGCGCACCCTGAGCGACAACGCGCCAGCGACGATCAAGGGCAAGATGATGGCGGTGAAGCAGCTCGTCGACTACCTTGCCCGCATCGAGGCGGTCGACTCGGAGCTGCCTGACAAGGTCGACATCCCCTACCCGTCGAAGGACGACCGGGTGAACAAGCAGAAGCTCGACCCCGAGGAGGCCATCCTGCTCATCGAGAACTACCGCGACGACATGGCCCTGTACGGGACCGTCGAACACGCGCTGCTGGAGATCCTCTGGTTCACGGGGGCACGGATGGGCAGCGTTCAGGCACTCGACCTCGGCGATTTCAACGCCGAGGATGGAGTGCTCTGGTTCCGGCACAGACCGGACTCAGGAACGCGGCTGAAAAACGGGAGCGACGGCGAGCGGCCGGTCGGCATCCCCGACGAGACCGTTTCCGTGTTGCAGGCGTGGATACGCCGCGACCGACCGGACACCCGCGATGACCACGGGCGGAATCCGCTGCTGGCCTGCCGGCAGGGGCGGCCGTCGACGTCGACGGTCCGGAACTGGTGCTACATGGGCACCCAGCCCTGCCTGCGGAAGCTCTGTCCACACGGGCAGGAGCGCAAGGCCTGCGAGTACACGAAGCGGAACTACGCGAGCCAGTGCCCATCGTCACGATCTCCGCACCAGGTGCGGACCGGGTCGGTGACGTGGCAGCTGAACCGCGGCATCGACATCGAGGACGTGGCCGACCGGGTGAACGCGACGCCCGCGGTCATCCGCGAGCACTACGACGTGGCGACCGGCGTCGAGAAGCTGGAGGAACGGCGCGAGAAGTACCAGGACACATTAAGTTTGGAGGATGACAAATGA
- a CDS encoding DUF7521 family protein codes for MLGLDIIGDPVQALVVVLAALSTAIGLLIGYQAYRGFRRHDSRPMQLLSIGLLLLTAVTYSISFGGSILLREGIVPLAYQDAHTVLVRVTQLSGLSCILYSLYSR; via the coding sequence ATGCTCGGGCTCGACATCATCGGCGACCCGGTGCAGGCGCTGGTTGTGGTACTGGCAGCGCTGTCCACGGCCATCGGCCTGCTCATCGGCTACCAGGCCTACCGGGGCTTCCGCCGACACGACAGCCGCCCGATGCAGCTGCTCTCCATCGGCCTGCTGCTGCTGACGGCCGTGACCTACAGTATCTCCTTCGGCGGGAGCATCCTCCTCCGTGAGGGGATCGTCCCGCTCGCGTACCAGGACGCCCACACCGTACTGGTGCGCGTGACCCAGCTGTCGGGGCTGAGCTGCATCCTCTACTCGCTGTACTCGCGGTAG
- a CDS encoding cupin domain-containing protein has product MDSYPQLDPDDGEVLDAEVVVTDDVLVKAFALGPGAELTPHEHGDSTNVFHVLEGTVVVIRGDEEALVEAPGVVQHDRGVVHGARNDTDERAVFTASLCPMPGSG; this is encoded by the coding sequence ATGGACAGCTATCCACAGCTCGACCCCGACGACGGCGAGGTCCTCGACGCGGAGGTCGTCGTGACCGACGACGTACTCGTGAAGGCGTTCGCGCTCGGTCCGGGTGCGGAGCTGACGCCGCACGAGCACGGCGACTCGACCAACGTCTTCCACGTGCTGGAGGGCACGGTCGTCGTGATTCGCGGCGACGAGGAGGCCCTCGTCGAAGCTCCGGGCGTCGTCCAGCACGACCGCGGCGTCGTCCACGGCGCACGCAACGACACTGACGAGCGGGCCGTGTTCACGGCGAGTCTCTGTCCGATGCCGGGGTCGGGCTGA
- a CDS encoding PaaI family thioesterase: MDIESFFEEMPFADLLGVEVTEAADGHAEGRLEMREELSWNADQLMAHGGVTFTLADTVGGAALVSQVDQPVPTIDMRIDYLDAGTGDLYAEADVVRCGGDVGTVDVDVFAAEDDTLIADARGVYKTG; the protein is encoded by the coding sequence ATGGACATCGAATCGTTCTTCGAGGAGATGCCGTTCGCCGACCTCCTGGGTGTCGAAGTGACGGAAGCTGCCGACGGACACGCCGAGGGGCGACTGGAGATGCGCGAGGAACTGTCCTGGAACGCGGACCAGCTGATGGCCCACGGCGGCGTGACGTTCACCCTCGCGGACACCGTGGGTGGAGCGGCGCTCGTCTCGCAGGTCGACCAGCCGGTCCCGACCATCGACATGCGTATCGACTACCTCGACGCCGGGACGGGTGACCTGTACGCGGAGGCCGACGTGGTCCGCTGTGGTGGTGACGTGGGCACCGTCGACGTCGACGTGTTCGCCGCGGAGGACGACACGCTGATCGCGGACGCCCGCGGCGTCTACAAGACGGGATAA
- a CDS encoding sensor histidine kinase, translating to MATIIILVDSTSELTTVPALSGLLHPLGIFLLALFYVLKYVRDPHASELFRTAALGALVFGSFFLLSSMLIIWGQQTQGVQLATPGIVILTSATGGGLIGLVVGHLYGRGNIHRREEQAQRQRLEVLNRVLRHNIRNELNIAQGNLELLSDEFQEMGRDEFSTVIEALDRLETTAELARNAQENIDAGRIGERDLTKDLQEAVAQVREATPDGRVTLDVAESELSIVAIDGVTEALTELIENACKHGGGDVEVSLYRTADCGVVEITDQGPGIPAHELEAIESGEETQLTHASGLGLWFSNWIVEKSNGALEFATDDGTTVTLSFKLAAESNQRPYTRREDGTPMMG from the coding sequence ATGGCCACCATCATCATCCTCGTCGACTCTACCTCCGAATTGACCACGGTTCCTGCACTCAGCGGCCTGCTTCACCCCCTTGGAATCTTCCTCTTGGCCCTGTTCTACGTCCTCAAATACGTCCGAGACCCACATGCGTCGGAACTCTTCAGGACAGCCGCACTCGGTGCGCTCGTGTTCGGGTCCTTCTTTCTGCTCAGTAGCATGCTCATCATCTGGGGGCAGCAAACGCAGGGCGTCCAGCTTGCCACACCGGGAATCGTCATCCTCACATCCGCGACAGGTGGCGGACTGATCGGACTGGTAGTCGGCCATCTGTACGGCCGGGGGAACATCCATCGCCGGGAAGAGCAAGCCCAACGACAACGGTTAGAAGTGCTGAACCGGGTCCTGCGCCACAACATCCGGAACGAACTCAACATCGCACAGGGCAACTTGGAACTTCTCTCCGACGAGTTCCAAGAAATGGGCCGGGACGAGTTCTCGACCGTGATCGAGGCGCTCGACCGTCTCGAAACGACCGCAGAACTCGCCAGAAACGCACAGGAGAACATCGATGCGGGGAGGATTGGCGAGCGAGATCTCACCAAGGATCTTCAGGAGGCCGTCGCTCAAGTCCGCGAAGCGACCCCAGACGGGCGTGTCACCCTGGACGTCGCCGAATCAGAGCTCAGCATCGTGGCGATCGACGGAGTTACCGAAGCACTCACCGAACTCATCGAGAACGCCTGTAAGCACGGCGGCGGGGACGTAGAAGTGAGCCTCTACCGGACCGCCGACTGCGGCGTGGTCGAAATCACGGACCAGGGTCCGGGCATCCCCGCACATGAACTCGAGGCCATCGAGTCTGGCGAGGAAACGCAACTTACCCACGCCAGCGGCCTCGGTCTCTGGTTCTCGAACTGGATCGTCGAGAAATCTAACGGGGCTCTCGAGTTCGCAACCGACGATGGGACGACGGTGACCCTGTCGTTCAAACTCGCAGCGGAATCCAATCAGAGGCCGTACACTCGGAGGGAAGACGGAACGCCGATGATGGGGTAG
- a CDS encoding transcriptional regulator gives MSNQKAALQQLARDFAAVIPGVDQEAEHDRWDPGIGPFEEEKQLEMILDELAEGPRPGHIETEEQYPDSRKRCDLVITGDGFRMPIEAKLLRFRRDNGNIDPNMYKSVFSPFPERSSSSLLTDSRKLYESGFGLPAGLLGLYYEKDREEYDQLTADRIAEKFQQDVSFWYDIGIETVTIERFEGLRHQHFGHGAVIGWILRDE, from the coding sequence ATGTCGAATCAAAAAGCTGCCCTCCAACAGCTGGCACGTGATTTTGCTGCCGTGATTCCGGGCGTAGACCAGGAAGCAGAACACGACCGATGGGACCCCGGAATCGGTCCTTTCGAGGAAGAGAAGCAGCTGGAGATGATCCTCGATGAACTAGCCGAAGGACCACGTCCGGGCCACATCGAAACCGAGGAGCAGTATCCCGACAGTCGGAAGCGGTGTGACTTGGTCATCACGGGAGACGGGTTCCGAATGCCAATCGAGGCGAAGCTCCTGCGGTTCAGACGCGACAACGGGAACATCGACCCGAATATGTACAAGAGCGTCTTCAGCCCATTTCCCGAACGGAGCTCGTCGTCACTCCTGACGGATAGCCGGAAGCTCTACGAGTCGGGCTTCGGCCTTCCTGCCGGTCTCCTCGGTCTCTACTACGAGAAGGATAGGGAAGAGTACGACCAGCTCACGGCCGACCGGATTGCCGAGAAGTTCCAACAAGATGTCTCCTTCTGGTACGATATCGGAATTGAGACGGTCACGATAGAGAGGTTCGAGGGGCTCCGTCACCAGCACTTCGGACACGGAGCCGTAATTGGGTGGATACTCCGAGACGAGTAA
- a CDS encoding DNA-directed RNA polymerase subunit epsilon has translation MTDSAVPPAADPRSPEPPERRDPRDVHAGPGDGSLGRVDAVKDERFRRWDVVTPSATLIGRPRHAHEDVSESLRRLHDEQHPAMAGHSERMHRLEKVRITHAFCNNLALTPWERDRALGIMADLDLTAFGSQRAIQRVALVVIRHVVDEERKRRLGLHDDDWVKARSPEELADLSEQFESLTDDGQFRLLMDEHGLDVTAVNRLTRTLRDQLAEQDLADAVFGRSPYRDPSLPPIRPDPPAEDGESA, from the coding sequence ATGACCGACTCTGCAGTCCCTCCGGCGGCCGACCCTCGGTCCCCCGAGCCACCGGAGCGGCGCGACCCACGCGACGTACACGCCGGCCCCGGCGACGGCTCGCTCGGCCGCGTCGACGCGGTGAAGGACGAACGCTTCCGCCGGTGGGACGTCGTCACGCCCAGTGCGACGCTCATCGGGCGGCCACGACACGCCCACGAGGACGTCAGCGAGAGCCTTCGCCGACTCCACGACGAACAACACCCCGCGATGGCCGGCCACAGCGAGCGGATGCACCGACTGGAGAAGGTCCGCATCACCCACGCCTTCTGCAACAACCTCGCGCTCACGCCCTGGGAACGCGACCGCGCGCTCGGCATCATGGCCGACCTCGACCTTACCGCGTTCGGCAGCCAGCGCGCCATCCAGCGCGTCGCCCTCGTCGTCATCCGCCACGTCGTAGACGAGGAACGGAAACGACGCCTCGGCCTCCACGACGACGACTGGGTGAAAGCGCGCTCGCCCGAGGAGCTCGCCGACCTGTCCGAGCAGTTCGAATCGCTCACCGACGACGGCCAGTTCCGTCTGCTGATGGACGAACACGGCCTCGACGTGACCGCCGTGAACCGGCTCACCCGCACGCTCCGCGACCAGCTCGCGGAGCAGGACCTCGCGGACGCGGTGTTCGGCCGCTCGCCCTACCGCGACCCGAGCCTGCCACCCATCCGCCCCGACCCGCCCGCCGAGGACGGCGAGTCGGCCTGA
- a CDS encoding site-specific integrase yields the protein MRSERNKDGSFTVWMTRDEYHELPRAADTFQREIAIRLMGDCGLRVAEVLDVEPRHISRKSDGTHYDLEVVSGKDTTGEYEGGKHRETWLPRELEALINRYCQQHDVDDDQVLIDRGKRTVQYWVEQAAEGAVEETGDEDYRRVSTHDLRRCWANHLLVEENVSPRIVMALGGWNSYDAIEPYLAAPTEENIIETMSGIRL from the coding sequence ATGCGGAGTGAGAGAAACAAGGATGGGTCGTTCACCGTGTGGATGACCCGTGACGAGTATCACGAGTTGCCCCGCGCCGCAGACACCTTCCAGCGAGAGATCGCCATCCGCCTGATGGGCGACTGCGGGCTCCGCGTCGCCGAGGTCCTCGACGTCGAGCCGAGACACATCTCACGGAAGTCCGACGGCACCCACTACGATCTCGAAGTCGTCTCGGGCAAAGACACGACGGGCGAATACGAGGGCGGGAAGCACCGCGAGACGTGGCTCCCGCGCGAGCTGGAGGCACTCATCAATCGGTACTGCCAGCAGCACGACGTCGACGACGACCAGGTGCTCATCGACCGTGGCAAGCGCACGGTGCAGTACTGGGTCGAGCAGGCCGCCGAGGGCGCGGTTGAGGAGACAGGCGACGAGGACTACCGGCGTGTGTCGACGCACGATCTGCGGCGCTGCTGGGCGAACCACCTGCTCGTCGAGGAGAACGTGAGCCCGCGCATCGTGATGGCGCTCGGTGGGTGGAACAGCTACGACGCGATTGAGCCCTATCTAGCTGCTCCGACTGAAGAGAATATCATCGAGACTATGTCTGGGATTAGGCTGTAG
- a CDS encoding MjaI family restriction endonuclease — MDSTIQISAEERKELQTGKSMEVPKYSSSVLTDSIRWSGANSFDVIGNLNDIYDEFEEKHSDADYQDWERFYVEQYNGDERLEEGTERAYQMLQNIRDAIADIEHNQVHEFLEELVLYQTYRGQNIRSLIIELLNEKYIADVKAVDNEPVEAFVHAFADDVPVSIQPESAGMSGKSAPAKEDPEVAVVYYRENSADSGLRINIEELNRALSPIT, encoded by the coding sequence ATGGATAGTACAATTCAAATTTCGGCAGAAGAACGAAAGGAACTCCAGACCGGGAAGTCAATGGAAGTCCCAAAATATTCTTCGAGTGTCCTGACTGACTCCATCCGTTGGTCTGGCGCGAACAGTTTCGATGTAATTGGGAATCTAAACGACATATATGACGAGTTTGAGGAAAAACACTCAGACGCGGACTATCAAGATTGGGAGCGGTTCTACGTAGAACAGTACAACGGTGATGAACGATTGGAAGAAGGTACGGAACGTGCGTATCAAATGCTCCAAAATATTCGCGACGCGATCGCTGATATTGAGCATAATCAAGTTCACGAGTTCTTAGAGGAATTAGTTCTCTATCAGACTTATCGTGGCCAAAACATTCGTTCACTCATCATTGAGCTTCTTAATGAGAAATACATAGCCGACGTGAAGGCAGTTGATAATGAACCGGTAGAGGCCTTTGTTCATGCGTTTGCGGATGATGTTCCGGTCTCTATTCAGCCGGAATCTGCGGGTATGAGTGGGAAGAGCGCGCCTGCTAAAGAAGATCCAGAGGTGGCTGTAGTCTATTATCGAGAAAATTCTGCTGACTCCGGTCTGCGAATTAATATTGAAGAATTGAATAGGGCCCTCTCACCTATTACGTAG
- a CDS encoding PhiH1 repressor has protein sequence MRQSGTWMTIWDDRILEIIRAEEGGRVGDLADRDSVRISASSVSRRCQKLAEHGLLRDLGNGVYVITEEGKAYLDEEYDAEAGAYMDAGENSGPTAGGRERTNG, from the coding sequence ATGAGGCAATCTGGGACGTGGATGACTATCTGGGACGATAGAATCCTCGAAATCATCCGAGCGGAAGAAGGGGGTCGTGTTGGAGATCTCGCAGACCGTGATAGCGTTCGTATCTCAGCATCGTCCGTCTCGCGTCGCTGCCAGAAACTCGCGGAACACGGGCTCCTACGAGACCTCGGCAACGGTGTCTACGTGATCACCGAGGAGGGCAAGGCGTATCTCGATGAAGAATACGATGCGGAGGCCGGCGCATACATGGACGCCGGTGAGAATAGCGGGCCGACTGCTGGCGGGCGGGAGAGGACTAACGGATGA
- a CDS encoding queuosine precursor transporter — protein MNEPVRKGDAADIGQIALVGLFVTALATAQVTASKLLAFGIPISLPHTGEALILPGAALAYALTFFASDCYSELYGRRAATAMVNVGFAMNFVVLVLVWSTIASPVAGNSAVAADTFETVLGASTNIVVGSLLAYVVSQNWDVYVFHRLREATDGESLWLRNILSTATSQAIDTVIFVSVAFYVAPRAFGVGGDLPVSVIFALIVGQYVFKLLVAVVDTPFVYAVVSLVEQYEAERSE, from the coding sequence ATGAACGAACCCGTCCGGAAGGGTGACGCGGCGGATATCGGACAGATCGCACTCGTCGGTCTGTTCGTGACGGCGCTGGCGACGGCACAGGTCACCGCGAGCAAGCTGCTCGCATTCGGTATCCCCATCTCGCTCCCGCACACCGGCGAGGCGCTGATCCTGCCGGGTGCGGCGCTGGCCTACGCGCTGACGTTCTTCGCGAGCGACTGCTACTCGGAGCTGTACGGGCGTCGCGCGGCGACCGCGATGGTCAACGTCGGTTTCGCGATGAACTTCGTCGTGCTCGTGCTCGTCTGGAGCACCATCGCTTCGCCCGTGGCCGGCAACAGCGCGGTCGCCGCCGACACGTTCGAGACGGTGCTCGGCGCGAGCACCAACATCGTCGTCGGCTCCTTGCTCGCGTACGTCGTGAGCCAGAACTGGGACGTCTACGTCTTCCACCGACTCCGTGAGGCGACGGACGGCGAGTCGTTGTGGCTCCGGAACATCCTCTCGACCGCCACGAGCCAGGCCATCGACACGGTCATCTTCGTCTCTGTCGCGTTCTACGTGGCTCCCAGAGCGTTCGGCGTGGGCGGCGATCTGCCGGTCTCGGTCATCTTCGCGCTCATCGTGGGACAGTACGTGTTCAAACTGCTCGTCGCCGTGGTCGACACCCCGTTCGTGTACGCGGTCGTGTCGCTCGTCGAGCAGTACGAGGCTGAACGGTCGGAGTAG
- a CDS encoding DUF7523 family protein, with product MTLAARTREAAAAHPFLVDALRAGVVNYAAAARFVDVEGETEAVATALRRYAEALPDYAPSSPSVRVTMQRGLGRVADDGVTADGSQNELLLRVNGVGYGPAGDGDRTAVLATGAVDAAFAAAALDRLALADVSVHAMGFDGDALVALVGRRAGADAIRAVEAAAGSVPDRPAADA from the coding sequence ATGACGCTCGCGGCACGGACACGAGAGGCAGCGGCGGCGCACCCGTTCCTCGTCGACGCACTCCGCGCCGGCGTCGTCAACTACGCCGCGGCGGCGCGGTTCGTCGACGTCGAGGGCGAGACGGAGGCCGTCGCGACCGCACTCCGTCGGTACGCCGAGGCACTCCCCGACTACGCACCGTCGTCCCCGTCGGTCAGGGTGACGATGCAGCGCGGCCTCGGCCGGGTGGCCGACGACGGGGTCACGGCGGACGGCTCGCAGAACGAGCTACTCCTCCGCGTGAACGGCGTGGGCTACGGCCCGGCCGGGGACGGCGACCGGACGGCGGTGCTCGCGACCGGCGCTGTCGACGCGGCGTTCGCCGCGGCCGCGCTCGACCGTCTCGCGCTCGCGGACGTGTCCGTCCACGCGATGGGCTTCGACGGGGACGCGCTGGTCGCACTCGTCGGCCGGCGCGCCGGCGCGGACGCCATCCGGGCGGTCGAGGCGGCCGCCGGCTCGGTGCCCGACCGCCCGGCCGCCGATGCGTGA
- a CDS encoding ArsR/SmtB family transcription factor, which translates to MTEDPALSDVVALLDDEYARAILEATSEGPKSAKELSEECDASLPTVYRRAESLQECGLLREETRLQDDGNHYSVYLATLERFSVELTEGTFDMELQRTEQDVADTFTDMWHRL; encoded by the coding sequence GTGACCGAGGACCCGGCGCTCTCGGACGTCGTCGCGCTGCTCGACGACGAGTACGCCCGCGCGATCCTCGAAGCCACCAGCGAGGGGCCGAAGTCGGCCAAGGAGCTGAGCGAGGAGTGCGACGCCTCGCTTCCGACGGTGTACCGACGGGCCGAGTCCCTGCAGGAGTGTGGCCTGCTGCGCGAGGAGACCCGTCTCCAGGACGACGGCAACCACTACAGCGTCTACCTCGCCACGCTGGAGCGGTTCTCGGTCGAACTCACGGAGGGCACATTCGACATGGAACTACAGCGAACCGAACAGGACGTCGCGGACACGTTCACCGACATGTGGCACAGACTCTGA
- a CDS encoding winged helix-turn-helix domain-containing protein — translation MNERLPAHWMVMLDERILEYLDSKGLSSPGLMSKECSFNAKPSRVRERCKVLTYAGLIAPLSREHQVYEITSQGQEYLAGELDARYRPNPHAVRFDYFSRV, via the coding sequence ATGAACGAGCGGCTGCCGGCGCACTGGATGGTCATGCTTGACGAACGTATCCTCGAGTATCTGGACTCCAAGGGACTGTCGAGTCCGGGGCTAATGTCGAAGGAGTGCAGCTTCAACGCCAAACCGAGCCGCGTTCGAGAACGGTGCAAGGTACTCACCTACGCGGGCCTGATTGCACCCCTCAGTCGGGAGCACCAAGTTTACGAAATCACGTCGCAGGGGCAGGAGTATCTCGCTGGGGAGCTTGACGCCCGGTATCGACCGAATCCACACGCTGTTCGGTTCGACTACTTCTCTCGGGTGTAG
- a CDS encoding spondin domain-containing protein gives MTTDDSGLSMNRRTALTAAGATLGGLALGGISLTGAQGGGNQPARTYRVTVSNLTPGQPFTPPLVAAHRPDVEVFAVGDQANEPTQALAENGNLGPLVDLADSTNSIRDAAVGGSPLVPEDDPGETGLPYYDTVHLTTDASGAYLTFASMLIATNDGITGLDTVPLPEAVNESRTYYANGYDVGTERNTELFEDLVPPAKTLIVGGEPEGTTESDPELTENDVIRPHPGIQGDGDLDPAVYGWREPAAMVQVERLEGLQAEFGATLRGSNEVPPVDTDATGEATFELNGNGDELDYEVTVENIEDVVAAHIHCAPHDANGPVGVTLFEGGPESSDGTLAEGTITEPDDENGCGWESLDDVLTALRGDHTYVNVHTAANPAGEIRGQVV, from the coding sequence ATGACCACCGACGACAGCGGTCTCTCGATGAACCGGCGAACGGCGCTGACCGCCGCCGGGGCGACGCTCGGTGGCCTCGCCCTCGGTGGCATCTCGCTCACGGGGGCCCAGGGCGGCGGGAACCAGCCGGCCCGTACCTACCGCGTCACCGTGAGCAATCTCACGCCCGGTCAGCCGTTCACACCGCCACTCGTGGCGGCCCACCGGCCCGACGTGGAGGTGTTCGCCGTCGGTGACCAGGCCAACGAACCGACGCAAGCGCTCGCCGAGAACGGCAACCTCGGCCCGCTCGTCGACCTCGCTGACAGCACCAACAGCATCCGCGACGCGGCCGTCGGCGGTAGCCCACTCGTCCCCGAGGACGACCCCGGGGAGACGGGGCTCCCCTACTACGACACCGTCCACCTCACGACCGACGCCAGCGGGGCGTACCTCACGTTCGCGAGCATGCTCATCGCGACCAACGACGGCATCACCGGCCTCGACACCGTCCCACTCCCCGAGGCAGTCAACGAGTCACGGACGTACTACGCCAACGGCTACGACGTCGGCACCGAGCGCAACACCGAACTGTTCGAGGACCTCGTCCCACCCGCGAAGACGCTCATCGTCGGCGGCGAGCCGGAGGGGACCACCGAGAGCGACCCGGAACTGACCGAGAACGACGTCATCAGACCCCATCCCGGAATCCAGGGTGACGGCGACCTCGACCCCGCGGTGTACGGCTGGCGCGAACCCGCCGCGATGGTCCAGGTCGAACGGCTCGAGGGGCTCCAGGCGGAGTTCGGTGCGACGCTTCGTGGCAGCAACGAGGTTCCACCCGTCGACACCGACGCCACCGGCGAGGCGACGTTCGAGCTGAACGGGAACGGCGACGAGCTCGACTACGAGGTCACCGTCGAGAACATCGAGGACGTCGTCGCCGCCCACATCCACTGCGCCCCACACGACGCGAACGGGCCGGTCGGTGTGACCCTCTTCGAGGGCGGGCCGGAGAGCTCCGACGGCACGCTGGCCGAGGGAACTATCACCGAACCCGACGACGAGAACGGCTGTGGCTGGGAATCACTCGACGACGTGCTGACTGCGCTGCGTGGCGACCACACCTACGTGAACGTCCACACCGCGGCGAACCCGGCAGGAGAGATCCGTGGACAGGTCGTCTGA